GCGATCGGCGGCGGCTCCTGCCTGTGCTATCTGCCCACGGTGCTGGCCAAGCAGCTCGGTGAGTACGAGAAAGCCGGCGTCAATGTCGATCTCGTCGACCTCAAGGGCGGCTCCGATGCGCTCAAGGCCGTGCTCGGCGGCAGCGCGGACGTCGTCTCCGGTTATTTCGACCATTGCGTCAACCTCGCCGCCAAGAAGCAGGAGCTGCAATCCTTCGTGGTCTATGACCGCTATCCCGGCCTTGTGCTGGTGGTCGCACCTTCGCATACCAACGAGATCAAGTCGGTGAAGGATCTCGCTGGCAAGAAGGTTGGCGTCAGCGCGCCCGGCTCCTCCACCGACTTCTTCCTGAAATATCTCCTGAAGAAGAATGGCCTCGATCCCGCCGGCACCGCCGTGATCGGCGTCGGCTTAGGTGCGACCGCGGTCGCGGCCATGGAGCAGGGCCAGATCGATGCGGCCGTGATGCTCGATCCCTCCGTCACCGTGCTCCAGGGCAGTCACAAGGATCTGCGCATCCTCAGCGACACCCGCACGCAGAAGGATACGCTCGAGACTTTTGGCGGCGAATATCCGGGCGGCGCATTGTACTCGACCGCGGCCTGGGTCGCTTCCCACGAGAAGGAGACGCAGGCGCTCACCAATGCGATGCTGAACACGCTCGCCTGGATCCATTCGCACTCGCCGGAGGACATCATGGCGAAGATGCCGGAAGAGACGGTCGGCAAGAACAAGGAGCTCTATCTCGCCGCGCTGAAGAACACGATCCCGATGTTCTCGGAGACCGGCAAGATGGACCCGAAGGGCGCGGACGCCGTGCTCGCGGTGTTCAGCGTCGGCTCGCCCGAGGTTGCGAACGCCAAGATCGACGTGAGCAAGACCTTCACCAACAAGTTCGTCGAGCAGGCCAAGAAGACCACGGGGATGAATTCCAAATAGTGCTGCCAGGCAATTGACGTGAAGCGCCGATATGCAGGCATTCATGACGTCCCCGAGCATTCACCGCGTCACGACGCTTGATCTCAGCGTGCGATCGCAGGCTTGGCCGTTCGCGCAAGAACGGCGCGCCGAGATCGCGGCGCATTTTGCCGAGCAGCAGCGCGAGCGACCGCAGATCTGGAATGGCCCCATTCTGCTCGGGCGCGATCCCGTGCTGTCCGGCGGCCATCTCTCTGCGCGGTATTTCGAGGCCGATTTCGCCAGTTTCCTCGCCTGGCGCGATTGGGGTTTTCCCGACAAGGCCGTGTTCAACGGCTTTGGCATGGGCGCGCTGCGAACGTCCGATGGCGCCTTCGTTATGGGCGAGATGGGCCAGCACACCTCGAACGCCGGCCGTATCTATTTTCCATCCGGCACGCCGGATCCCGCCGACGTCACGGACGGTGTCCTCGACATCCCCGGCAGCGTCGTCCGTGAGATCGAGGAGGAGACGGGGTTGAAGCCCGAGGACTACCGGGCGGAAGCGGACTGGCATTGCGTGATGACGGGACACGCGATTGCAATGATCCGGATTCTCGATCTCGACATGCCCGGCGAGATGGCGCGCGCCCGGATCGAGGCCAATCTCGCGGCGCAGGCCGAACCCGAATTGTCGGCCATTCACCTGGTCCGCGGGGTCAGCGATCTGACGCCGACCATGCCGCGCTTCGTCACGGCCTTTATCGAGCAGCAATTCGCCGCGCGCTGACGCGTTAAGCCCGCGACGCTATTCGGCTTGACATCGCATCTCCCAGCCCATGTGATGGGCAAAAAGTAAAAGCAAAAAGACTGCAATGCACAATCGTCCAGGGAGGTTTTGATGCGCATGCGCATGGCTGCCCGCTTGGTACGTCACTTAATTCGTGGGCTTATGGTCGTGATCGCGGCGTCGGGTCTGGTGGCATCCGCCCAGGCTCAGGACAAGAAGATCAAGATCGGCGTGATTTTTGACCTGACCGGACCGCTCGCCGGCGGCGGGTCAGAGCTCGAATATCTCGGCACCAAGATCGTTCTCGACCAGTTCGCAAAGACCGGCGTCGAGGGCTACAAGGTCGAGGCCGTCTACGCCGACGCGCAGAGCAAGCCCGACGTCGCCATCAACGAATCCGTCCGCCTGCTCGAGCAGGAAAAGGTCGACATGGTGCTCGGCTTCTTCTCTTCCGCGCAGTGCGTGCCGGTCGCGGCCCGCGTCGAACAGTTGAAGAAGTTCATGTGGATGACGACCTGCATCTCGTCCGCCGTGTTCGCCGACAAGAACTACAAATACGTGTTTCGCCCGCAAGCGAGCGGCGACCAGTTCGGCATGATGACGATGGACTTCATCGCGCAGAACTCGAAGGAGAAGTTCGGCAAGGAGCCGAAGGACCTGCGCGTCGCCATCATCCACGAGGACGGCGCCTACGGCGTCGACGTAGCCAAGGGCAACGAGGCCGGCGCCAGGAAGGCCGGCTTCAACGTCGTGCTGAAGGAGGGATATTCGGCGACCGCGCCCGACCTTTCCTCGCTGGTCACGAAGCTCAAGCGCGCCAAGCCCGACGTGATTTTCCACACCGGCTACAATCCCGACATCACGCTCCTGCTTCGTCAGGCGCGCGAGCAGGGCCTGAAGTTCGGCGCGCTGATGGGGCATGGTGCGGGCTACGGCGTCTATGAGAAGCTGAAGGAGGGCATGGGCGCCGATGCCAGCTACATCTTCAACACCGATCCGATCTCGATCTGGCTCGCCAACCAGAAGACCATGGACCCGAAGCTAGGGCCGGTCATCAAGATGGTCGGCGAGGAGTTCGACAAGATCAAGCCGGGCGTTGCCATCCGTTCCGCCCATGTCGGCATCGGCGCCTCCAACACCTACGTGTTCATGGCCGACGTGTTGCCGCGCGCGATCAAGAAATATGGCGGCGTCGATCCGGACGCGCTGCGCAAGGCTTCGCTCGACACCGACATCCCTGAAGGCGGCACCATGCTCGGCTTCGGCGTCAAGTTCTACGGCGAGGGAACGCCGGTGGCGGGCCAGAACGAGCGCTCGTTCCCCGTCGTGATCCAGTATCTCGACGACAAATCCTATGTGGTGTGGCCCAAGAGTCAGGCGCAGCGCGAGGCCGTGCTGCCGCTGCCGAAGGGCACCACTTACAGCAACCAGTAGCGTGAGGCGCGGCGGAGGGATGCGGTGCTGGAAGTTCGCGGGCTGGTGAAACGTTTTGGCGGCTTCACGGCCGTCAATAACGTTGCCTTCAAGGTCGATCAGGGCGAGATCCTCGGCCTCATCGGACCCAACGGCTCGGGCAAGAGCACGATCTTCAACATGCTCTCCGGCACGCTCGCCCCGACCGCCGGCTCGATCCTGTTCGCAGGATCGGAGATCGCAGGCCTGGCGCCGCACCGGATCATCAACCGGGGCATCGGCCGCACCTTCCAGATCCCGCGGCCGTTCCGCCGCCTGACCATATTCGAGAACGTGGCGCTCGCAGGCTTCTACGGCCAGGGCCGCCACAGCCGCGCCAAAGCGGAAGAGGCCGCCGAGCGCGCGCTCGCCATGGTCGGGCTGCCGACCGATCGGCATGCGAGCGTCGATGGCCTCGGTGCCGCAGGGCTCAAGAAGCTCGAACTGGCAAAGGCGCTCGCCACGGGACCAAAGCTGCTGCTCGCCGATGAAAGCCTCGGCGGCCTTGATGAAGCCGAGATGGACCAGGCCGCCGACATGCTGCGAAAGATCCGCGACGATCTCGGCATCACCATCATCTGGGTCGAGCATATCATGGGCGTGTTGATGCGCGTGGTCGATCGCGTGATGGTGCTCGATCACGGCGAGAAGATTTCGGAGGGGCTGCCGAGCGCAGTCGCCAGCGACGTGCGGGTTATCGAGGTCTATCTCGGCACCGATGCCGAGACCACGCAAGCCGCGGCCGCCGAAGCGCGCCGCCGCGCCGGAGGGTAGGCCATGCTGGAGCTTCGATCCGTCGATGCCGGCTATGGCAGCTTCCAGGCGTTGTTCGGCGTCAATCTCGAGGTCAAGGCCGGCGAGGCGGTCGGCGTGATCTGCCCGAACGGCGCCGGCAAGACCACGCTGATGCGGGTGATCTCGGGCCTGATCCGGCCCGCGCGCGGATCAATCAAAATGGAGGGCGTCGATGTCCTGACGACGCCGGCGCACCGCATCGTCAGTCTCGGCATCGCGCATGTGCCGGAGAACCGGCGGCTATTCCCGCAACTCTCGGTCGACGACAATCTCAAGATGGGTGCCTTCACGAAGGAGGCGCGTCACAAATATGCCGAGCGCCTCGAGATCGTCTTCAAGCTGTTTCCACGCCTGAAGGAGCGCCGCCATCAGATGGCCGGCACCATGTCCGGCGGCGAGCAGCAGATGTGCGCGATCGGGCGCGCGCTGATGTCGGATCCAAAACTCCTGCTGCTTGACGAGCCCTCGGCGGGTCTTGCGCCGGTCGTGGTGCAGCAGGTGTTCGAACTCGTGAAACGGATTCGCGCAAGCGGCCTCACGGTACTGATCGTCGAGCAGAACGTGCAACAGGTGCTGCGTGTGGTCGACCGCGCCTATCTGATCGAGGCAGGGTCCATCCGCAGCTCGGGCACGTCGGCCGAGATGCTGGCGAGCGACACGGTCAAGGAAGCTTATCTCGGGGTATGAGGGGCGGGCAGGCGCATGCAGGCATTTCTTGATATCTTCGACATCTACCTGCTGGAGGCCGTGATCAACGGCATCCTTCTTGGCGGTGTGCTGGCGCTGCTTGCGCTCGGACTCAACCTGATTTTCGGCGTCATCGACGTGACCTGGATCTGCTACGCCGAGCTCGTGATGATCGGCATGTACGCCATGTACTTCATGGTCCAGTATTACGGCATCAGCTATTTCATTGCCGCGCCTTTCACCATCCTTCTGGTCGCGCTGCTTGGCGCGGCACTGCACTATCTCGTGATCGCGCCGCTGCTGACCGCACCGCCGATCAACCAGTTACTCGCGACCGGTGGTGTGCTGTTCGTGCTCCAGAGCTTCGCCACTGTCGCCTTCGGCATCGATTTCCGCAATCTCGGCATCCGCCTGCCTGTGCTCGCGCTCGGCGATATGAATTTCAGCTATGCCCGGCTGTTGTCCTTCATCGCAGCGCTGGTCGGAATGGTTGCGGTCTATCTGTTCATGACGCGTACTTTCACCGGCACGGCGATCCGCGCCATCTCCCAGGATCGGCAGATCATGGCGCTGATGGGCGTCGATACGAAGAGGATGTACATCATCACCTCCGCGCTTGGCGGGGCGCTGGCCGGCCTCGCCGCCTGCCTCCTGGTGCTGCAATACGACGTGCATCCCTTCGTCGGCCTGTCGTTCGGGCCGATCACCTTTCTGATCTGCGTGCTCGGCGGCCTCGGCAATTTCATCGGCGGCTTCATCGCCGCCTTCGTGTTCGCCGAGATCATCTCGCTCGGCGGCCTGTTCTCCGACCTCGAATGGGGCTACGTGCTGGCGTTCGCCTTCTTCATCGTCATGATGTTCATCCGGCCCGCCGGCCTGCTCTCGAGGCGCCGATGATGAGACAGGCGCATCTCGCCGCATGGGCAGTCGGGCTTGCAGCGCTCGTTGCGCTGCCATTCGCCTATCGCGATCCCTATCACCTGCACATATTGGTGCTGATCCTGATCTGGTCGTTCGCCTACACATCCTGGTCGATGATGGGACGGTTCGGCCTGGTGTCGCTCGGCCATGGCGGCTTCATGGGGATCGGCGCCTATGTCACGGCGCTGTTGTGGAATCATCTGGGTGTGTCGCCCTGGATCGGCATTCCCGTCAGCATGGTCGCGGCCGGCACGCTGGCGCTCATCGTCGGCTATCCCTGCTTCCGCTTCCGGATCACCGGGCACTATTTCGTTCTGGTGACCCTGGCGCTGTCAGGCATCGTGCTCCAGGTCATTACCGCCACGCGCGACTGGACCGGCGGCTCGCTCGGCTATACGCCCAATCGCGCGGCCGGTAACAGGGTTTGGGCGCTCCAGTTCGATGACAAGACGACCTGGTATCTGGTTGCGCTTGCGGTCTGGCTCGCAGGACTCGTGGTCTGGCACTTGGTCGATCGCAGCATGAGCCGCTTCGC
This region of Bradyrhizobium sp. CCGUVB1N3 genomic DNA includes:
- a CDS encoding ABC transporter substrate-binding protein, whose amino-acid sequence is MKNTIARLAGALLALTLTTGFAAAQSKVTIAIGGGSCLCYLPTVLAKQLGEYEKAGVNVDLVDLKGGSDALKAVLGGSADVVSGYFDHCVNLAAKKQELQSFVVYDRYPGLVLVVAPSHTNEIKSVKDLAGKKVGVSAPGSSTDFFLKYLLKKNGLDPAGTAVIGVGLGATAVAAMEQGQIDAAVMLDPSVTVLQGSHKDLRILSDTRTQKDTLETFGGEYPGGALYSTAAWVASHEKETQALTNAMLNTLAWIHSHSPEDIMAKMPEETVGKNKELYLAALKNTIPMFSETGKMDPKGADAVLAVFSVGSPEVANAKIDVSKTFTNKFVEQAKKTTGMNSK
- a CDS encoding NUDIX hydrolase; its protein translation is MTSPSIHRVTTLDLSVRSQAWPFAQERRAEIAAHFAEQQRERPQIWNGPILLGRDPVLSGGHLSARYFEADFASFLAWRDWGFPDKAVFNGFGMGALRTSDGAFVMGEMGQHTSNAGRIYFPSGTPDPADVTDGVLDIPGSVVREIEEETGLKPEDYRAEADWHCVMTGHAIAMIRILDLDMPGEMARARIEANLAAQAEPELSAIHLVRGVSDLTPTMPRFVTAFIEQQFAAR
- a CDS encoding ABC transporter substrate-binding protein; the encoded protein is MRMRMAARLVRHLIRGLMVVIAASGLVASAQAQDKKIKIGVIFDLTGPLAGGGSELEYLGTKIVLDQFAKTGVEGYKVEAVYADAQSKPDVAINESVRLLEQEKVDMVLGFFSSAQCVPVAARVEQLKKFMWMTTCISSAVFADKNYKYVFRPQASGDQFGMMTMDFIAQNSKEKFGKEPKDLRVAIIHEDGAYGVDVAKGNEAGARKAGFNVVLKEGYSATAPDLSSLVTKLKRAKPDVIFHTGYNPDITLLLRQAREQGLKFGALMGHGAGYGVYEKLKEGMGADASYIFNTDPISIWLANQKTMDPKLGPVIKMVGEEFDKIKPGVAIRSAHVGIGASNTYVFMADVLPRAIKKYGGVDPDALRKASLDTDIPEGGTMLGFGVKFYGEGTPVAGQNERSFPVVIQYLDDKSYVVWPKSQAQREAVLPLPKGTTYSNQ
- a CDS encoding ABC transporter ATP-binding protein is translated as MLEVRGLVKRFGGFTAVNNVAFKVDQGEILGLIGPNGSGKSTIFNMLSGTLAPTAGSILFAGSEIAGLAPHRIINRGIGRTFQIPRPFRRLTIFENVALAGFYGQGRHSRAKAEEAAERALAMVGLPTDRHASVDGLGAAGLKKLELAKALATGPKLLLADESLGGLDEAEMDQAADMLRKIRDDLGITIIWVEHIMGVLMRVVDRVMVLDHGEKISEGLPSAVASDVRVIEVYLGTDAETTQAAAAEARRRAGG
- a CDS encoding ABC transporter ATP-binding protein is translated as MLELRSVDAGYGSFQALFGVNLEVKAGEAVGVICPNGAGKTTLMRVISGLIRPARGSIKMEGVDVLTTPAHRIVSLGIAHVPENRRLFPQLSVDDNLKMGAFTKEARHKYAERLEIVFKLFPRLKERRHQMAGTMSGGEQQMCAIGRALMSDPKLLLLDEPSAGLAPVVVQQVFELVKRIRASGLTVLIVEQNVQQVLRVVDRAYLIEAGSIRSSGTSAEMLASDTVKEAYLGV
- a CDS encoding branched-chain amino acid ABC transporter permease, with protein sequence MQAFLDIFDIYLLEAVINGILLGGVLALLALGLNLIFGVIDVTWICYAELVMIGMYAMYFMVQYYGISYFIAAPFTILLVALLGAALHYLVIAPLLTAPPINQLLATGGVLFVLQSFATVAFGIDFRNLGIRLPVLALGDMNFSYARLLSFIAALVGMVAVYLFMTRTFTGTAIRAISQDRQIMALMGVDTKRMYIITSALGGALAGLAACLLVLQYDVHPFVGLSFGPITFLICVLGGLGNFIGGFIAAFVFAEIISLGGLFSDLEWGYVLAFAFFIVMMFIRPAGLLSRRR